The proteins below come from a single Terriglobia bacterium genomic window:
- the rapZ gene encoding RNase adapter RapZ — MPSGSANKRRARPASPRRKGVPVRDPHRRPELVIITGMSGSGKASVLKVFEDLGYYAVDNLPMELLPRFAELARSSDIERTALVVDVREGAKLDRLPVMLKQIKRTLRTTVLFLEANDEALLRRFSETRRPHPLGASAPVKSSIAAERRRLRPISAVADVILDTSKFNVHELRDHILRRFEREHTEKNILVSCVSFGYRHGVPDDADLLFDVRFLPNPHFVPAFRPLTGRHPKVAKYIRSFPQTQEFINRISDLLVYLLPHYVKEGKSYLTIGFGCTGGQHRSVMIAEDVAKCLRKGGYQVKAIHRDSPR; from the coding sequence ATGCCGTCCGGCAGCGCCAACAAACGTCGTGCCCGCCCCGCGAGTCCGCGTCGCAAGGGCGTCCCGGTGCGGGACCCCCACCGCCGGCCGGAACTGGTCATCATCACCGGCATGAGCGGGTCGGGCAAGGCTTCGGTCCTCAAGGTGTTCGAGGACCTCGGCTATTACGCCGTGGACAACCTGCCCATGGAGTTGCTGCCGCGCTTCGCCGAGTTGGCGCGTTCCTCCGACATCGAGCGCACCGCGCTGGTGGTGGATGTCCGCGAGGGCGCCAAGCTCGATCGCCTGCCCGTCATGCTGAAGCAGATCAAGCGCACCTTGCGCACCACGGTGCTCTTTCTCGAGGCCAATGACGAGGCGCTGCTCCGCCGCTTCAGCGAAACCCGCCGCCCGCATCCGCTGGGCGCATCCGCGCCGGTCAAATCGTCCATCGCCGCCGAGCGCCGCCGCCTGCGCCCCATCTCCGCCGTCGCCGACGTCATCCTTGACACCTCGAAATTCAACGTCCACGAGCTGCGCGACCACATCCTGCGCCGCTTCGAGCGCGAGCACACCGAAAAGAACATCCTCGTCTCTTGCGTCAGCTTCGGCTACCGGCACGGCGTACCCGACGACGCCGACCTGCTGTTCGACGTCCGCTTCCTGCCGAATCCGCATTTCGTGCCCGCATTCCGGCCCCTTACCGGACGCCACCCCAAGGTCGCCAAGTACATCCGCTCGTTCCCGCAGACGCAGGAGTTCATCAACCGCATTTCCGATTTGCTGGTCTATTTGCTGCCCCACTACGTCAAAGAAGGGAAGAGCTATCTGACCATCGGCTTTGGCTGCACCGGCGGCCAGCACCGCTCGGTCATGATTGCCGAAGACGTTGCCAAATGCTTGCGTAAGGGCGGGTATCAGGTCAAGGCCATCCACCGCGACTCGCCGCGATGA
- the gmk gene encoding guanylate kinase — protein MSGILFIISAPSGSGKTTLTNELLTLVPGLQFSISYTTRPPRGSEQSGREYFFVSKEEFEEMIRRGEFLEYACVFGHYYGTARRFLDDARNTGRDLVLDIDVQGAAQVAKMAEAVSIFILPPSREVLEFRLRNRSHSEHMDSEEVIRRRLEGARKEIENYRNYDYILVNDRLEQSIAQLKAIVAAERLKRSETKPSAESAGVLAAAERSLLPNVRPRAEQILASFERPGMDTR, from the coding sequence ATGAGCGGGATTCTTTTCATCATCTCCGCCCCCTCCGGGTCCGGCAAGACCACGCTCACCAACGAACTGCTCACGCTGGTTCCCGGCCTGCAATTTTCCATCTCCTACACCACGCGTCCGCCGCGCGGCAGCGAGCAAAGCGGGCGCGAATATTTCTTCGTTTCCAAGGAGGAATTCGAGGAGATGATCCGCCGCGGCGAGTTCCTCGAGTACGCCTGCGTCTTTGGCCATTACTACGGCACCGCCCGGCGCTTCCTCGACGACGCCCGCAACACCGGCCGCGACCTGGTGCTCGACATTGACGTGCAGGGCGCGGCCCAGGTCGCGAAAATGGCGGAGGCGGTCAGCATTTTCATCCTACCCCCTTCCCGCGAAGTTCTGGAGTTCCGGCTCCGCAATCGCAGCCATTCCGAACACATGGATTCGGAAGAAGTTATCCGACGGCGCCTGGAGGGGGCGCGGAAAGAGATTGAGAATTACCGGAACTATGACTATATTCTTGTGAACGACCGCCTGGAACAATCCATCGCCCAGCTGAAGGCAATCGTGGCGGCGGAGCGCCTGAAACGCTCGGAAACGAAGCCTTCCGCGGAGAGTGCCGGCGTGTTGGCCGCAGCCGAAAGGTCGTTGCTGCCCAACGTTCGTCCGCGCGCCGAGCAGATTCTGGCCTCGTTTGAACGGCCGGGAATGGACACGAGGTGA
- the raiA gene encoding ribosome-associated translation inhibitor RaiA: MNVEYTGRQYEISPKVRKQVEHGLAKLVKILGDNLESKVILAVEKHRCKAEITVTVRSNPIVGAAVAGDMIAAVGEALERIERQAIKHRTRWRSIKQKARKKQPASAAEVQVEEFRMAVGAQAATAVPVVVHAYPAAARTLEAHVVPSHDAVALRPMTLEEAVKEAQFRDRDVFVFRDLKGKVKVLHRTKDGKMELIEAP; encoded by the coding sequence ATGAACGTGGAATACACCGGCAGGCAGTACGAAATCAGTCCCAAGGTCCGCAAGCAGGTCGAACACGGTCTCGCCAAACTGGTCAAAATTCTGGGCGACAATCTTGAGTCGAAGGTGATCCTCGCCGTCGAGAAGCACCGCTGCAAGGCCGAGATCACCGTCACCGTGCGCAGCAATCCCATCGTCGGCGCGGCCGTGGCGGGCGACATGATCGCCGCGGTTGGCGAGGCGCTGGAGCGCATCGAGCGCCAGGCCATCAAGCACCGTACACGGTGGCGCTCCATCAAGCAGAAGGCGCGCAAGAAGCAGCCCGCCAGCGCCGCCGAAGTGCAGGTCGAGGAATTTCGCATGGCGGTGGGCGCGCAAGCTGCCACTGCGGTCCCGGTGGTGGTGCACGCTTATCCGGCGGCGGCGCGTACCCTGGAGGCGCACGTTGTGCCCTCCCACGACGCCGTGGCGCTGCGTCCCATGACGCTGGAGGAGGCCGTCAAGGAAGCCCAGTTCCGCGATCGCGACGTCTTCGTCTTCCGCGATCTGAAGGGCAAAGTCAAGGTCCTGCACCGCACCAAGGACGGCAAAATGGAGTTGATTGAGGCGCCTTAG
- the rpoZ gene encoding DNA-directed RNA polymerase subunit omega — MKLMEGFDSNYRYILVAARRARQIQSGARPIVSTNSRKPCRIAQDEIKAGKVKWFIPEVPKSPVAVAAEFFEKAIVAEK, encoded by the coding sequence ATGAAGTTGATGGAAGGCTTCGATAGCAACTATCGGTACATCCTGGTGGCGGCTCGCCGGGCGCGCCAGATCCAGTCCGGCGCGCGGCCCATCGTCAGCACCAATTCGCGCAAGCCGTGCCGCATTGCCCAGGACGAGATCAAGGCGGGCAAGGTGAAATGGTTCATCCCCGAGGTGCCGAAGTCGCCGGTTGCGGTTGCGGCAGAGTTCTTCGAGAAGGCTATCGTCGCGGAGAAATAA
- the rpoN gene encoding RNA polymerase factor sigma-54 → MVLLSPKLNLRVMQKQILTPGLVQMVSVLALNKLELKDMINAEMVENPVLEELDGTVPLLDEVAGKEEERERLAAAEADPAAAVDKKDPFDEIDFGTFFQDYLDPGYRSPESESVEKPSFENFLSKASTLTDHLMWQLGAMSVTPGVREAAELIIGNLNEEGYLTASDEELMLAALPPVHAAPPQPAVAESEPEPEPQPESDALLDDLTGEAVALETADALFVPTMADEAAQASSEVSVAVAAAEEEVALAAVAEAAVPVAAHAGPQLVESTGAKPLFTREELQEALGIVQQMDPVGVGARDARQCLLAQLIFLQHAHQVTGANGTGTGEALADAIVIVGDHLRAVQNKQLKEIAKAIGRPLEAVQAALDLVKTLDPRPGLRYNKVEPRLIEPDVAFIKHGDEYLAVLNDDDVPQLRLNTTYKKLLSREAAEKDVRNYVKERYKSAIQLIKNIEQRKQTILKVCYAILGRQKDFLDKGIDQLKPMMIKEVAEEIGVHPSTVSRAVANKYAHTPQGVFELRYFFSESVNGPEGSNTSLLILKRRVKKLIEEEDPTRPLTDEQITRILQSQGIQVTRRTVAKYREDMHIPSTHQRRVKD, encoded by the coding sequence ATGGTACTGCTGTCACCAAAGCTCAACTTAAGGGTCATGCAGAAGCAGATCCTGACGCCTGGCCTGGTCCAGATGGTCAGCGTTCTGGCGTTGAACAAGCTTGAGCTCAAGGACATGATCAATGCGGAGATGGTGGAAAACCCCGTCCTGGAGGAACTGGACGGCACCGTTCCGCTGCTCGATGAAGTGGCCGGCAAGGAAGAGGAGCGCGAGCGCTTGGCCGCCGCCGAGGCCGATCCCGCCGCCGCGGTCGACAAGAAGGACCCCTTCGACGAGATTGACTTCGGTACTTTCTTCCAGGATTACCTCGATCCCGGCTATCGCAGCCCGGAATCTGAGTCCGTGGAAAAGCCTTCGTTCGAGAACTTCCTTTCCAAGGCCAGCACCCTCACCGACCACCTCATGTGGCAGTTGGGCGCAATGAGCGTCACGCCCGGCGTGCGCGAGGCCGCGGAACTGATCATCGGAAACCTCAACGAAGAGGGGTACCTGACCGCCAGCGACGAGGAGTTGATGCTCGCGGCGCTGCCGCCCGTGCACGCGGCGCCTCCGCAACCGGCCGTTGCCGAATCCGAGCCTGAGCCCGAACCGCAGCCGGAATCGGATGCCTTGCTGGACGATCTGACCGGCGAAGCGGTGGCGCTCGAGACCGCGGATGCCCTATTCGTCCCTACGATGGCTGACGAAGCGGCGCAGGCTTCGTCGGAAGTTTCGGTCGCCGTGGCGGCCGCGGAGGAAGAGGTCGCACTGGCGGCAGTGGCCGAAGCGGCGGTACCAGTCGCAGCGCACGCCGGGCCGCAACTGGTGGAATCGACGGGCGCCAAACCGCTGTTCACGCGCGAGGAGCTGCAGGAGGCCCTGGGCATTGTGCAGCAGATGGATCCGGTCGGAGTCGGCGCACGCGACGCGCGCCAATGTCTGCTGGCGCAATTGATATTTCTGCAGCATGCGCACCAGGTGACGGGCGCCAACGGCACCGGAACCGGCGAAGCGCTGGCGGATGCCATCGTCATTGTCGGCGACCATCTCCGGGCGGTGCAGAACAAGCAGTTGAAGGAAATCGCCAAGGCGATCGGCCGCCCGCTGGAAGCGGTCCAGGCCGCCCTTGATCTGGTGAAGACGCTCGATCCCCGCCCCGGTCTGCGCTACAACAAGGTCGAACCGCGGCTGATTGAGCCCGATGTGGCCTTCATCAAGCATGGCGACGAATACCTCGCCGTCCTCAACGACGACGATGTCCCGCAATTGCGCCTCAACACCACCTACAAGAAGCTGCTGAGCCGCGAGGCCGCCGAAAAAGATGTTCGCAATTACGTGAAAGAGCGGTATAAGTCCGCCATCCAGTTGATCAAGAACATCGAGCAGCGCAAGCAGACTATCTTGAAGGTTTGCTACGCGATTCTGGGGCGGCAAAAGGATTTCCTGGACAAGGGCATCGACCAGTTGAAGCCCATGATGATCAAGGAAGTCGCGGAAGAAATCGGCGTGCATCCTTCCACCGTCAGCCGTGCCGTGGCCAACAAGTACGCCCACACGCCCCAGGGCGTGTTCGAACTGCGCTATTTCTTCAGCGAAAGCGTCAACGGGCCGGAGGGCAGCAACACCTCGTTGCTCATCCTGAAGCGCCGCGTCAAGAAGCTGATTGAGGAAGAAGATCCCACCAGGCCGTTAACCGACGAGCAGATCACCCGCATCCTCCAGTCGCAGGGCATCCAGGTCACTCGCCGCACGGTCGCGAAGTATCGGGAAGACATGCACATCCCGAGCACCCACCAGCGCAGAGTGAAAGACTGA
- a CDS encoding uracil-DNA glycosylase: MPRTLTPNQRRALAARVNYYRELGIYDFYRRESDVAQASSPADDVAHAPSRVQGSTALEVGVVINAPAPNMFAPELLEKVATDPAAALRIIREELGEDCTRCKLHKLGRKQIVFGVGNPRAELMFIGEGPGADEDQQGEPFVGRAGQLLNKMIEAMGLKRSEVYIANVVKCRPPGNRTPERDECETCMPFLMRQVEAINPKVIVALGAVAAKNLLQMNSSMGEMRARSYDFRGARLFVTYHPAYLLRDPRQKSEAWKDLQQVMKYLGLETPAKASSQKN; the protein is encoded by the coding sequence ATGCCCCGAACGCTAACCCCCAACCAGCGCCGCGCCCTTGCTGCCCGCGTCAATTACTATCGCGAACTCGGCATTTACGATTTCTATCGTCGCGAATCCGATGTGGCACAGGCGTCCTCGCCCGCGGATGACGTGGCACACGCTCCCTCGCGGGTGCAGGGATCAACCGCGCTGGAAGTTGGTGTTGTCATCAACGCTCCCGCACCCAACATGTTTGCCCCCGAACTGCTGGAGAAGGTCGCCACCGATCCTGCCGCCGCGCTGCGCATCATCCGCGAAGAGCTCGGCGAAGATTGCACCCGCTGCAAGCTGCACAAGCTGGGGCGAAAGCAGATCGTGTTCGGCGTTGGCAACCCGCGAGCCGAGCTGATGTTCATCGGCGAAGGCCCCGGCGCCGACGAAGACCAGCAGGGCGAGCCTTTCGTCGGACGCGCCGGGCAGTTGCTCAACAAGATGATCGAGGCCATGGGCCTGAAGCGCTCCGAGGTTTACATCGCCAACGTCGTCAAGTGCCGCCCGCCGGGCAACCGCACGCCGGAACGCGACGAGTGCGAAACCTGCATGCCCTTCCTGATGCGCCAGGTCGAGGCGATCAATCCGAAAGTCATCGTGGCGCTGGGCGCGGTAGCCGCCAAAAACCTGCTGCAGATGAACTCCTCCATGGGCGAGATGCGCGCGCGCTCCTACGATTTCCGCGGCGCCCGGCTGTTCGTCACCTACCATCCCGCATATTTGTTGCGCGACCCGCGCCAGAAATCGGAAGCGTGGAAGGACCTGCAGCAGGTGATGAAGTACCTGGGATTAGAGACACCAGCCAAGGCGAGCAGCCAGAAAAACTAA
- the lptB gene encoding LPS export ABC transporter ATP-binding protein codes for MQTLATDEIGKSYRGRRVVSAVSLHVKQGEVVGLLGPNGAGKTTTFYMIVGLTPPDSGKVTLDGQDITATPMYLRARNFGVSYLPQEPSVFRKLTVEENILAVLEAQPTSWHERRERMEKLIGQLGLGYIRKNRGYALSGGERRRVEIARALCIQPKFILLDEPFSGIDPIAVLDLQKIIADLKASGIGVLITDHNVRETLSATDRAYIINEGRIFRTGTPEQLGNDPEVKRVYLGESFSLV; via the coding sequence ATGCAGACCCTGGCGACAGACGAGATAGGCAAATCTTATCGCGGGCGCCGGGTCGTAAGTGCCGTCAGCCTCCACGTCAAGCAAGGGGAAGTGGTGGGTCTGCTGGGGCCAAACGGCGCCGGCAAGACGACCACTTTTTACATGATTGTCGGGCTCACTCCTCCCGATTCGGGAAAAGTGACGCTCGACGGCCAGGACATCACCGCAACCCCTATGTACTTGCGAGCAAGGAACTTCGGCGTCAGCTACCTGCCGCAGGAGCCCTCGGTTTTCCGCAAGTTGACGGTCGAGGAGAACATCCTGGCGGTGCTGGAAGCGCAGCCCACCTCCTGGCACGAACGCCGGGAGAGGATGGAGAAGCTGATCGGGCAGTTGGGTTTGGGATACATCCGCAAGAACCGCGGCTATGCCCTGTCAGGGGGTGAGCGGCGCCGGGTGGAGATTGCCCGTGCCCTGTGCATCCAGCCCAAGTTTATCCTGCTGGATGAGCCTTTCTCGGGGATCGACCCGATTGCTGTGCTGGACCTGCAGAAGATCATTGCCGATCTCAAGGCCAGCGGCATCGGGGTGCTGATTACGGATCACAATGTGCGCGAGACGCTCTCGGCCACCGACCGGGCGTACATCATTAACGAAGGACGCATATTCCGGACGGGTACTCCGGAGCAGCTCGGCAACGACCCGGAGGTCAAGCGAGTGTATTTAGGGGAAAGCTTCTCCTTGGTCTAG
- a CDS encoding ABC transporter ATP-binding protein/permease, with the protein MRHAWRLVRYIRPYALQLLASVVLLAGVGLFSAFRLLLVRPIFDRVLNPASQSRDILLFKVPWSQHALYLQQLVPEHFHNAWTVVAFALVASTLLKGLFDYAGTYLVNYAGFGLITDLRDELYNAILRRSVAFFHRFSTGTLLSTLINDIERVQVAMSAVLAEFLQQFFTLLFTVAAVIVLGGRLAWFLLLFVPFIVFSVGRIGRRVRHTTRRGQDKLAEIHNILHETITGNRIVKAFGMELWEAVRFRGAARRLFRANLRSVRAAALSSPLMDFFAMVGIALMLLMGRDRIKTGEFTLGAFAAFIVAVFSLYDPVRKMAQFYNNFQQAIGASSMIFSFMDADDDVKERSKPVQLPKFHQGIRFEHVSFGYDDGNGASRPVLQDVDLEVKAGEVVAIVGSSGAGKTTMVHLIPRFFDVTGGRLTIDGRDVRELSLASLRAQIGIVTQDTILFNDTVRNNIAYGQPNVSLPVVKIAAEAALADGFIGELPEGYDTIIGERGVRLSGGERQRIAIARALLKNAPILILDEATSALDTESESLVASALQNLMAGRTTVVIAHRLSTVRRADRIIVLENGAISDIGSHEDLMARLGTYRRLYDLQFVDLEPPKVAAESAGEK; encoded by the coding sequence ATGCGTCATGCCTGGCGCCTGGTGCGCTACATCCGCCCCTACGCCCTGCAACTGCTCGCCTCGGTGGTGCTGCTGGCGGGCGTCGGACTGTTCAGCGCGTTTCGTCTCCTGCTGGTGCGTCCCATTTTTGACCGAGTTTTGAATCCCGCCTCGCAATCGCGTGACATCCTCCTCTTCAAGGTTCCGTGGAGCCAGCACGCCCTGTACTTGCAGCAGCTTGTGCCGGAGCATTTCCACAACGCCTGGACGGTCGTGGCCTTCGCCCTCGTCGCCTCCACGCTGCTCAAGGGGTTGTTTGACTACGCCGGCACCTACCTGGTGAACTACGCCGGTTTTGGGCTGATCACCGATCTCCGTGACGAGCTTTACAACGCCATTCTGCGCCGCTCGGTCGCCTTCTTTCACCGCTTCTCCACCGGCACACTGCTCTCCACGCTCATCAACGACATTGAGCGCGTGCAGGTCGCCATGTCGGCCGTTCTCGCCGAGTTCCTGCAACAGTTCTTCACCTTGTTGTTTACCGTCGCGGCGGTCATCGTCCTGGGCGGAAGGCTGGCCTGGTTCCTGCTGCTGTTTGTGCCCTTCATCGTATTTTCAGTCGGCCGGATAGGAAGACGGGTGCGGCACACCACGCGCCGCGGACAGGACAAGCTCGCCGAGATTCACAATATCCTGCACGAAACCATCACCGGAAATCGCATCGTGAAAGCGTTCGGCATGGAACTGTGGGAGGCCGTCCGTTTCCGCGGCGCAGCCCGGCGCCTCTTCCGTGCCAACCTGCGTTCCGTCCGCGCCGCTGCGCTCAGTTCGCCGCTCATGGATTTCTTCGCCATGGTGGGCATCGCCTTGATGCTCCTCATGGGCCGAGACCGCATCAAGACCGGCGAGTTCACCCTCGGCGCCTTTGCGGCGTTTATCGTGGCCGTATTCAGCCTTTACGATCCGGTCAGGAAGATGGCGCAGTTCTACAACAATTTTCAGCAGGCGATTGGCGCCTCGTCCATGATCTTTTCCTTCATGGACGCGGACGATGACGTCAAGGAGCGGTCCAAGCCGGTGCAGTTGCCGAAATTCCACCAGGGGATCCGCTTCGAGCACGTCAGCTTCGGCTACGACGACGGCAACGGCGCGTCGCGCCCGGTGCTGCAGGACGTTGATCTGGAAGTAAAGGCCGGCGAAGTCGTCGCCATCGTCGGTTCCAGCGGCGCCGGCAAGACCACCATGGTGCACCTGATCCCGCGCTTTTTCGACGTCACCGGCGGCCGCCTCACCATCGACGGCCGCGACGTGCGCGAGCTTAGCCTGGCCTCGCTGCGCGCCCAGATCGGCATCGTTACCCAGGACACCATCCTGTTCAACGATACGGTGCGCAATAACATCGCCTACGGGCAGCCCAATGTCTCGCTTCCCGTGGTAAAAATTGCGGCCGAAGCCGCGCTGGCCGACGGTTTCATCGGCGAACTGCCGGAGGGCTACGACACCATCATCGGCGAGCGCGGCGTGCGCCTCTCCGGCGGCGAGCGCCAGCGCATTGCCATTGCCCGCGCCCTGCTGAAGAACGCGCCCATCCTGATTCTCGACGAGGCCACCTCCGCCCTCGACACGGAAAGCGAATCCCTGGTCGCCTCCGCGCTGCAGAACCTGATGGCGGGCCGCACCACGGTTGTGATCGCGCACCGGCTCTCCACCGTGCGCCGCGCCGACCGCATCATCGTGCTCGAAAACGGCGCCATCAGCGATATTGGTTCGCACGAAGACCTCATGGCGCGCCTGGGAACCTATCGCAGGTTGTATGATCTGCAGTTCGTGGATCTGGAGCCGCCGAAAGTGGCCGCCGAGTCCGCGGGAGAGAAGTAA
- a CDS encoding YicC family protein: MSIRSMTGYAQVKGQVHDRLGFTLSLKSVNHRFLDLHLRMPAETDALEMQLRRALKSKLARGHVELTLDIERADAQGITVNRELVSGYITAFRNVAKEFGLTAEPDLNAIFKIPGALDGAGGDFDEETEKAVLAKLDEAVKRLDAMRAEEGKGIDHQLRGHMQRLLQATQEIGKHRAAVSQAYLEKVQLRMQELIGAHADRDRILQEAALLAERSDIREELVRMETHVQHFLGLLDQSGEVGKKLDFLLQEMGREANTLMSKTSGVAGEALRITEVGLGMKAEIEKSREQVQNVE, from the coding sequence ATGTCCATCCGCTCCATGACGGGGTACGCCCAGGTGAAAGGCCAGGTGCACGACCGCCTCGGCTTCACCTTGTCGCTGAAATCGGTGAACCACCGTTTTCTCGATCTGCACCTGCGCATGCCCGCCGAGACCGACGCGCTCGAAATGCAGCTTCGCCGTGCCCTGAAATCCAAGCTGGCGCGCGGGCATGTCGAGCTGACGCTCGACATCGAGCGCGCCGACGCCCAGGGCATCACCGTCAATCGCGAACTGGTCAGCGGCTACATCACCGCCTTCCGCAATGTCGCCAAGGAATTTGGGCTAACGGCGGAGCCCGACCTCAACGCCATCTTCAAAATTCCGGGCGCGCTCGACGGCGCCGGCGGCGACTTTGATGAAGAGACCGAAAAAGCCGTGCTCGCCAAGCTGGACGAAGCGGTCAAGCGGCTGGACGCCATGCGCGCCGAGGAAGGCAAGGGAATCGACCACCAGTTGCGCGGGCACATGCAGCGCCTGCTCCAGGCCACCCAGGAAATCGGGAAACATCGCGCCGCGGTCTCGCAGGCCTACCTGGAGAAAGTGCAATTGCGCATGCAGGAATTGATCGGCGCCCACGCCGACCGCGACCGCATCCTGCAGGAAGCCGCGCTGCTGGCCGAGCGCAGCGACATCCGCGAGGAGTTGGTCCGCATGGAAACGCACGTCCAGCACTTCCTGGGGCTGCTCGACCAGAGCGGCGAAGTCGGCAAGAAGCTCGACTTCCTGCTCCAGGAAATGGGCCGCGAGGCGAACACGCTGATGTCCAAGACCTCCGGCGTGGCCGGCGAAGCCTTGCGCATCACCGAAGTTGGGCTGGGCATGAAAGCTGAAATCGAAAAATCTCGCGAACAGGTGCAGAACGTCGAATGA
- the coaBC gene encoding bifunctional phosphopantothenoylcysteine decarboxylase/phosphopantothenate--cysteine ligase CoaBC, with amino-acid sequence MRIALGVSGGIAAYKAAEILRLLQDRGVKVQVVMTRAAQEFVRPLTFAALSGEKVITDMFAREGGEPNVESAIEHIAVAERIDALLVAPATADILGKFANGIADDFLSTLFLATTAPVIVAPAMNVNMWNNAATQANLATLRRRGVRIVEPGSGYLACGMVGPGRLAENEAIVAATLEALGAAQDFAGQTVLITAGPTREAIDPVRYISNRSSGKMGYALAEAALRRGARVLLVSGPTALQPPDGAELFRVESASEMHQAVMEHAAGANIIIKAAAVADYRPKKTSVQKLKRHDFLREGVQGQGYAQLDLEPTPDIAAELGARKRDQIVVGFAAETENVLENARKKLVSKGLDAIVANDVSQPGIGMDSDRNAVTIITASEVVDVPEATKAEVAQRILDAIHRLRAKPLKIAD; translated from the coding sequence ATGAGAATCGCGCTGGGTGTCAGCGGCGGAATCGCGGCTTACAAGGCGGCGGAAATTCTTCGCCTCCTGCAAGACCGCGGCGTCAAGGTGCAGGTCGTCATGACCCGCGCCGCCCAGGAATTTGTACGTCCCCTCACCTTTGCCGCCCTCTCCGGCGAAAAAGTCATCACCGACATGTTTGCCCGCGAAGGCGGCGAGCCCAACGTCGAGTCCGCCATTGAGCACATTGCCGTCGCCGAACGCATTGACGCCCTGCTGGTTGCGCCCGCCACCGCCGACATTCTCGGCAAATTTGCCAACGGCATCGCCGACGATTTTCTCTCCACGCTCTTCCTCGCTACCACCGCGCCCGTGATCGTCGCGCCGGCGATGAATGTCAACATGTGGAACAACGCCGCCACCCAGGCCAACCTGGCGACGCTGCGCCGCCGCGGCGTCCGCATCGTGGAGCCGGGAAGCGGATACCTGGCGTGCGGCATGGTCGGCCCCGGCCGCCTGGCGGAGAACGAAGCCATTGTCGCCGCGACCCTGGAAGCGCTCGGCGCAGCGCAGGATTTCGCCGGCCAGACCGTGCTGATCACCGCCGGGCCGACGCGCGAGGCGATTGATCCCGTGCGCTACATCAGCAATCGTTCCAGCGGCAAGATGGGATACGCGCTGGCGGAAGCGGCGCTGCGCCGCGGCGCGCGCGTGCTGCTGGTCAGCGGACCAACCGCGCTCCAGCCGCCCGACGGCGCGGAACTGTTCCGGGTCGAGAGCGCCTCCGAGATGCACCAGGCCGTGATGGAACATGCCGCCGGCGCCAACATCATCATCAAGGCTGCCGCCGTCGCCGACTACCGCCCGAAAAAAACTTCGGTGCAGAAATTGAAGCGGCACGATTTCCTGCGCGAGGGAGTGCAAGGCCAAGGTTACGCCCAGCTCGATCTCGAGCCTACGCCCGACATCGCCGCCGAACTGGGCGCGCGCAAGCGGGATCAGATCGTGGTCGGCTTCGCCGCCGAAACCGAAAACGTGCTGGAGAACGCGCGCAAGAAGCTGGTGTCGAAGGGCCTGGACGCCATCGTTGCCAACGACGTCTCGCAGCCCGGCATCGGCATGGATTCCGACCGCAACGCCGTCACCATCATCACCGCCTCCGAAGTAGTGGACGTGCCCGAAGCGACCAAGGCCGAAGTCGCCCAGCGCATTCTCGACGCCATCCACCGGCTTCGCGCGAAACCATTGAAGATTGCAGATTGA